The genome window TAGCTTTCATGGAGGAACAAAACACCGACCACATTGTAGGTGAAACCGAAATCTTCATCTTCCCCGGCTACAAATTCCGCCTTTGCAAGGCCATAGTAACCAATTTTCACCAGCCAGGCTCCACGCTCATTCTCTTAGTTGCCGCGCTTACCGGGCAAGATTGGAAACGCATTTACGCTGAGGCTTTGGAGAATGATTATCGGTTTTTGAGTTATGGGGATTCTTCGTTGCTGTGGCGGAAGGATTAAGTGCAATTTGAAAATGCTCGAATTTTGATGTAATTTGTTTTGAAAAATCAACCAATATGGGACACGCACAAATTTCAGAACAAAAATACACCGTAGCCGAATACCTGGAAATGGAGGAGAAAAGCGAAATCCGTCATGAATTTTACGATGGAGAGATTTTCGCCATGGCAGGAACGACTATGAATCATAATGATATCGTAGACAACGTTCGGTCACTGTTGAAAAGCGTTTTTGTTCCAAAGGGTTGCAGAGTTTTCTCAGAAAATATCAAGGTTGAGGCTGTCCCAAATTTTTTCTATCCTTATCCTGACGTGATCGTCACTTGTGCAAAAGAGGACGTGAACGGAAAATATATCGTCAAGCATCCGAGCATTCTGGTTGAAGTTCTTTCTAGAACTTCTGCGATCTATGACCGCGGTTTTAAGCTGAGAATGTACAAAGGAATTCCCTCACTACAATATTACATGCTAGTGTCTCAAAACGAATTTTATGTCGAGCTTTTCACTCGCACTGAGCAGAAAGATATTTGGACGTATCAAACATTTGATCAGCCAAGCGACATTATCAATTTCGAATTGCTAAATTTTAACATAACACTTTCAGGCATTTACGAAAACATCGTTTTCATTCCTGATGAAGAGATTGTTTAAATCACTTCACCCCAACAACCTCGCTCATCTTCGAAACGCTATTCTCATTAAACGCCTCAATAGCAAAGTAATAAGGCACGCCCACATTCAATGCCCTTAACTCAAATGTATTCGGCTCATCATTCCAAAACTGGTAAGTCTGATACAATTTATCCGGCGCGATTCCCCAGAGCACATTATAGCCAATTACTCCCGGCACTTTTTCCCATTTTAAGTCTGCATTTCTAGTGTCTTTTTGGAGAATGGCTGAGAAGTTTGCGGGCGTTTCAGGCGCTTTTCCAAATCCATTTCCAAAAACACGGAATTCGCTGATCGCCAGACTGGGTGAAGCAACATATATATGCTCATAGCGAACATAGCGTGCTTTTACCGGTTTGGCCAGCTCAATGTAGGCGCACGGGCGATCACGTTTGGGCTCCTGCGTGAGGTCGCTTACAACGTCCCATTTCTTGCCATCAACCGAAGTCAAAATTTTAAATTGTGTGTAAACGACTTCTGGCTTGTTGTCGAAAATGTCTGATTTGTAATCTGAATAATTGACTTGGATTGCTTTGATTTCCTGTTCTTTTTGCAGATCAATGGTCAGCGTTTCACCGGGTTTGTTTTGTTTGGCGACCCAGAAAGTTCTGGGGTTTTCGTCGGTGATTTTTGCGGCGGACATGGTGTCCATAACGGACGATGCCGTGACAGGTTTTTTGTAGGAAAGCAGCATCCAGCCTGTGAAAAGTTCATCGCCTTTGCCTTCCCACTTTTTGGTTGTCATTTTGTGCGGAAAGTCGCCGAACCGGGTGTTGGCGAACATTTGTCCGTCTTTGTCGAAACCGGCTGCATATCTTACAATCCTTCGTTCCATGCCCCAATTGTAGCCGATCCATGACGTTCCGGTGTTCCAGTAATTGCCAAAATTATCCTGAAATGTATTCCCATGCCCGGCACCGGTCGCGAAGCCGCCGGGCTTGTAGGAAACCGGGTTGTAAGGCGCATAAGTGAATGGCCCGAGCGGGTCATCGCCGACGTAAGTGCCATTGGCGTAAACATTATATTCCGTGCCAGGCGCGCCGTATTGCAGGTAATATTTGCCATTATGCTTGGTCATCCAGGCGCCTTCCGTGAATGGTTTGAATGGATCGGAATGGTTCGGGCCGAAGCGTTCCCAGCCGTGCTCGTATTGATTTAACCAAAACATGGCCTTATACTGATCCTTGAAAGCCAGCTTTTTGCTGTGGTCAAGCTCCGCGCCAAAAATCGGATAGACATTCGATGAGCCCCAATACATAAACCATCTGTCGGTGTCTGGATCGTGGTAAATGGCCGGATCCCACGGCCCAATGTCCTTCGGCAGGCGCGGCGTCCAGCGGTTATAAAATTCCCAAATTCCCTTCTCTGGTGCAACGGAATAGAGGATAGGCCGAGATTCGAATGTCGATTGGAACAAAAAAAGCGTGTCACGAACAGAAACAGCCGCCGGTGCGCACATATCCTCGAAAGGCCAGCGGTTGGCAGTCAGATATTTCCAGTTGATCATGTCTTTAGAATGCCAGTAACCGCCCTGAATCGTCACAAACATGTAATAATCACTGCCTTTTCCCGAAACTTTATGATTAATGATCACCGGATCAGCGCCGGAACGATAACTTATTTTTTCATTCAACTGCTCAAAATTGTATTTGTAATCAATGTCCATCGGGTTGCAATAGGTCGTTTGTGCAACGGCAGACTGGAAAATGAGGACAATAAATGCGCAGGAAATGGCTTGTAAAATATTTCTGATCATTAGTATGTGAGATTTGAATGCAGGAAAATCTTTTAATCATGCTAAAATAGGCACTTTCCCGGTAAACCGATAACGTTTACCTTTGCGCTTCGATTTTGAAATAAGAAACACCATTTATAATGACGATTGATTTTGTTGAA of Dyadobacter chenhuakuii contains these proteins:
- a CDS encoding discoidin domain-containing protein gives rise to the protein MIRNILQAISCAFIVLIFQSAVAQTTYCNPMDIDYKYNFEQLNEKISYRSGADPVIINHKVSGKGSDYYMFVTIQGGYWHSKDMINWKYLTANRWPFEDMCAPAAVSVRDTLFLFQSTFESRPILYSVAPEKGIWEFYNRWTPRLPKDIGPWDPAIYHDPDTDRWFMYWGSSNVYPIFGAELDHSKKLAFKDQYKAMFWLNQYEHGWERFGPNHSDPFKPFTEGAWMTKHNGKYYLQYGAPGTEYNVYANGTYVGDDPLGPFTYAPYNPVSYKPGGFATGAGHGNTFQDNFGNYWNTGTSWIGYNWGMERRIVRYAAGFDKDGQMFANTRFGDFPHKMTTKKWEGKGDELFTGWMLLSYKKPVTASSVMDTMSAAKITDENPRTFWVAKQNKPGETLTIDLQKEQEIKAIQVNYSDYKSDIFDNKPEVVYTQFKILTSVDGKKWDVVSDLTQEPKRDRPCAYIELAKPVKARYVRYEHIYVASPSLAISEFRVFGNGFGKAPETPANFSAILQKDTRNADLKWEKVPGVIGYNVLWGIAPDKLYQTYQFWNDEPNTFELRALNVGVPYYFAIEAFNENSVSKMSEVVGVK
- a CDS encoding Uma2 family endonuclease, coding for MGHAQISEQKYTVAEYLEMEEKSEIRHEFYDGEIFAMAGTTMNHNDIVDNVRSLLKSVFVPKGCRVFSENIKVEAVPNFFYPYPDVIVTCAKEDVNGKYIVKHPSILVEVLSRTSAIYDRGFKLRMYKGIPSLQYYMLVSQNEFYVELFTRTEQKDIWTYQTFDQPSDIINFELLNFNITLSGIYENIVFIPDEEIV